A region from the Benincasa hispida cultivar B227 chromosome 12, ASM972705v1, whole genome shotgun sequence genome encodes:
- the LOC120092756 gene encoding glucan endo-1,3-beta-glucosidase, with the protein MLLLQQWPIPPPITLLTLFYHLHHITPPPMASPFTPSHLLFVHISTVSTFLLLLPTLIQIQGAKDGSIGVNYGTLADNLPPPSKVAAFLLDSTIIDRVRLFDANPDILRAFAHTGISVSITIPNDQIPRLAKPNFAEEWIKFNIEPYIPATNIIRVLVGNEVLSTANKLLIANLVPAMQSLHTALTEASLDRRIQISTPHSLGILSNSSPPSTGRFRQGYDTHVMKPMLSFLRETNSPLMVNPYPFFACTAENLDYALFRPNPGVFDSDSGILYTNMLDAQLDAVYSAMKSLGFSDLDIVIAETGWPSKGDQAQIGVGPKEAADYNGNLMRHVVSGKGTPLMPNRTFETYIFALFNEDLKPGPVGERNFGLFEPDLSPVYEIGILRPTAQSSTPKAHQGPIEGSVSTPRSPSPSPSPVSEGKRWCLPKTGADSEALQRNIDYVCGLGLDCGPIQENGPCFAPNTVRAHAAYVMNAYFQATEGNDSDCDFDQTGALTTVDPSYGKCKYW; encoded by the exons ATGTTACTTCTTCAGCAATGGCCAATCCCACCCCCAATCACACTTCTCACTCTGTTCTACCATCTTCATCACATCACACCCCCTCCCATGGCTTCCCCTTTCACTCCCTCACACCTTCTCTTTGTTCACATTTCCACTGTGTCCACTTTCCTCCTCCTTCTCCCTACACTCATCCAAATCCAAG GAGCCAAAGATGGATCGATCGGAGTCAATTACGGTACGTTGGCTGATAATCTCCCTCCGCCGTCTAAAGTTGCAGCATTCCTCTTGGATTCCACAATTATCGATCGCGTCAGACTCTTCGATGCGAATCCCGACATCTTACGAGCTTTTGCTCATACGGGCATTTCAGTATCCATTACAATCCCTAACGATCAAATCCCCCGCTTAGCGAAGCCGAACTTCGCTGAAGAATGGATCAAATTCAACATCGAACCCTACATCCCTGCCACCAACATCATCCGCGTTCTAGTCGGCAATGAAGTCTTATCCACCGCCAACAAATTGCTCATCGCGAACCTTGTTCCAGCAATGCAAAGCCTCCATACAGCCCTCACCGAAGCCTCCTTGGACCGCAGGATTCAAATCTCGACGCCGCACTCTCTCGGCATTTTGTCGAACTCGAGCCCGCCGTCCACTGGAAGATTCCGGCAAGGCTACGACACGCACGTCATGAAACCGATGCTGAGCTTCTTGAGAGAAACAAACTCGCCGTTAATGGTGAATCCATATCCATTCTTCGCCTGCACCGCTGAAAACCTAGATTACGCGCTCTTCCGGCCCAACCCCGGTGTGTTTGATTCAGATTCAGGGATTTTATACACCAACATGTTGGACGCTCAATTGGACGCGGTTTATTCCGCCATGAAAAGTTTGGGCTTTTCGGATCTGGACATTGTTATTGCCGAAACGGGCTGGCCCTCGAAGGGTGACCAGGCCCAAATTGGTGTCGGCCCAAAAGAAGCTGCCGATTACAACGGGAATCTCATGCGACATGTGGTATCAGGCAAAGGGACGCCGCTGATGCCGAACCGGACTTTCGAGACGTACATTTTCGCTCTATTCAATGAGGATCTCAAACCCGGTCCAGTTGGTGAGAGGAACTTTGGACTTTTCGAACCGGACCTCAGCCCGGTTTATGAGATTGGGATTCTCCGGCCTACG GCTCAGTCCTCTACTCCGAaagcccatcaaggcccaattGAAGGCTCAGTATCCACACCAAGAagcccaagcccaagcccaagcccaGTGAGTGAAGGTAAAAGGTGGTGTCTACCCAAAACTGGGGCCGACTCGGAGGCCTTGCAAAGAAACATAGATTATGTTTGTGGGTTGGGCTTGGATTGTGGGCCGATTCAAGAAAATGGGCCGTGTTTTGCTCCTAATACGGTCCGAGCCCATGCTGCTTACGTCATGAACGCCTACTTTCAAGCCACGGAAGGGAATGATTCTGATTGCGACTTTGACCAAACGGGCGCCCTAACCACGGTGGATCCAA GTTATGGGAAGTGCAAATATTGGTAA
- the LOC120067894 gene encoding uncharacterized protein LOC120067894, translating into MKKENGEALDEMKNEKIRSKAGKKKKSAIAMENQSTCLSYEKLNGVASWVGTSVASAFFASLERCSCINLSTSDDHEDPEEAHDRPLMYCTSTSSSVVIRSFEPLPPPVNDVANLPV; encoded by the exons atgaaaaaggaaaatggggAGGCTTTGGATGAAATGAAGAATGAGAAAAT AAGATCCAAGGCAGGCAAGAAGAAGAAATCCGCCATAGCCATGGAGAATCAGAGCACCTGTTTATCCTACGAGAAGCTCAACGGAGTGGCCTCATGGGTCGGAACCAGCGTCGCCTCCGCCTTCTTCGCCTCTCTTGAGCGATGTTCCTGTATCAATCTCTCCACCTCCGACGACCATGAAGATCCTGAAGAGGCTCATGATCGACCTCTCATGTACTGCACCTCCACTTCTTCCTCCGTCGTCATTCGCAGCTTCGAACCGCTTCCTCCTCCGGTCAATGATGTCGCCAATCTCCCTGTCTGA
- the LOC120067893 gene encoding WD repeat-containing protein 44-like isoform X2: protein MGSVSGDEESPFFDAQEIDAPSISEPNCDRIEAAAFDSHPRFNNWVDGSLVYDVWNRSPKSVHERRRKFLKWMGMGLDRTPPYHVNSLSLCSDWREGDVSSDFEDVFCSGRSSMSCWSTDDIELSEVTSTNTILYRDDGIKGECGRKNGDLKPSVRFAMPAELEETSSSSPTFQQLMEMEAERANIPLHSARRVNKRWLKKLRSAACIFDKHGKSTRLVVDDDSAAGSRVRRVKVRHCKKHLKELSALYMGQDIKAHEGAILTMKFSPNGQYLATGGDDGIVKLWQVIEDERSNESDIPEIDPSCIYFTVNRLSELKPLLVEKEKMANSMTLRKTSESACIIFPPKIFRILETPLHEFHGHSGDILDLSWSKNNYLLSSSIDKTVRLWRLGSDDCLRVFSHSNYVTCVHFNPMDENYFISGSIDGKIRIWGVPSCQVVDWIDIREIVTAVSYHPDGRGGIVGSINGTCRFFKVIGDSNLELDGEICLSSKKKSPSKKITGFQYSAEDSSRIMVSSADSRIRIIQGLNVIQKYKGPCNIGNQMSASFTSDGKHIISASGDSNVYVWNCSYKNEAVLSPLKKIKSYEYFSSNASIAVPWCGLRSNTEVDGRHFPGMQRNLSDTFPLPSPAFFSLSQELLESFPKGSATWPEEKLPTSSLLTRPSMMHKSRYKFLKLSCQNTSSSHAWGLVIVTAGWDGRIRSFHNYGLPVPV from the exons GCCTTTGATTCTCATCCCAGATTCAACAATTGGGTCGATGGGAGTTTGGTTTATGATGTATGGAATCGAAGCCCCAAGAGTGTTCATGAACGTCGGAGGAAGTTTTTGAAATGGATGGGGATGGGATTAGATCGAACTCCTCCATATCATGTCAATTCTCTGTCTCTCTGCAGTGATTGGAGAGAAGGGGATGTATCCTCTGATTTTGAAGATGTGTTTTGCTCAGGAAGATCTTCTATGTCATGTTGGTCTACTGATGATATTGAACTTTCAGAGGTGACTTCAACCAATACCATTCTGTATAGGGATGATGGGATTAAGGGAGAATGTGGCAGGAAAAATGGGGATCTTAAACCCTCTGTTCGGTTTGCTATGCCTGCAGAGCTTGAGGAGACTTCTAGTTCCTCACCAACTTTCCAACAACTGATGGAAATGGAGGCTGAGAGAGCAAACATTCCATTGCATTCAGCACGAAGAGTCAACAAACGTTGGCTTAAGAAATTGCGATCGGCAGCCTGCATTTTTGATAAGCATGGTAAGTCAACAAGATTGGTAGTTGATGATGATTCGGCTGCAGGGTCGAGAGTTCGGAGGGTGAAAGTTCGCCATTGCAAGAAGCATTTGAAGGAACTATCAGCCCTGTATATGGGACAAGATATCAAGGCACATGAAGGTGCTATTTTGACAATGAAGTTTAGTCCTAATGGACAGTATCTTGCTACTGGTGGTGATGATGGGATTGTTAAATTGTGGCAAGTGATTGAAGATGAGAGATCTAACGAATCTGACATCCCTGAAATTGATCCATCCTGCATTTACTTCACGGTGAATCGTCTCTCCGAGTTAAAACCCCTGCTTGTGGAGAAAGAGAAGATGGCTAACTCAATGACCTTGAGGAAAACATCGGAATCAGCTTGTATAATTTTTCCACCTAAAATCTTCAGGATATTGGAGACACCACTGCACGAGTTCCATGGACATTCTGGCGATATTTTGGATCTCTCTTGGTCAAAAAACAAT TATCTTCTGTCATCATCAATTGATAAGACTGTCCGACTTTGGCGATTGGGATCTGATGATTGTCTCAGAGTTTTTTCACATAGTAATTATG TTACTTGTGTTCATTTTAATCCCATGGATGAAAATTACTTTATCAGTGGTTCAATAGATGGAAAGATCCGCATTTGGGGAGTTCCTTCTTGTCAAGTTGTTGACTGGATTGACATTAGGGAAATTGTCACTGCAGTGTCTTATCATCCTGATGGACGG GGAGGAATTGTTGGCTCCATTAATGGTACTTGCCGCTTCTTTAAAGTAATAG GTGACAGTAACCTGGAATTAGACGGTGAAATATGTTTGTCCAGTAAGAAGAAGTCACCCAGTAAAAAGATAACGGGGTTTCAG TATTCTGCAGAAGATTCAAGCAGAATAATGGTGAGCTCCGCTGATTCTCGAATCCGGATTATTCAAGGGCTTAATGTGATTCAGAAGTACAAGG GGCCATGTAATATCGGAAACCAGATGTCTGCATCATTTACCTCAGATGGGAAACATATTATCTCGGCTAGTGGGGATTCTAATGTGTATGTATGGAACTGCAGTTATAAGAACGAGGCTGTTCTTTCCCCATTGAAAAAGATCAAGTCGTATGAATATTTCTCTTCTAATGCTTCCATTGCGGTACCATGGTGTGGTCTGAGATCTAACACAGAGGTTGATGGAAGACACTTTCCTGGCATGCAAAGGAATTTGTCTGACACTTTCCCGCTTCCATCACCTGCATTTTTCTCTTTGAGCCAAGAGTTATTAGAATCCTTCCCCAAGGGATCCGCAACTTGGCCCGAGGAGAAGCTCCCAACTTCAAGCCTACTAACGAGACCATCTATGATGCATAAATCTCGGTATAAGTTTCTGAAATTGTCTTGCCAAAATACATCAAGCTCTCATGCATGGGGTCTTGTCATCGTGACTGCAGGATGGGATGGACGGATCAGGTCGTTTCACAATTACGGTTTGCCTGTACCTGTCTGA
- the LOC120067893 gene encoding WD repeat-containing protein 44-like isoform X1 — translation MGSVSGDEESPFFDAQEIDAPSISEPNCDRIEAAAFDSHPRFNNWVDGSLVYDVWNRSPKSVHERRRKFLKWMGMGLDRTPPYHVNSLSLCSDWREGDVSSDFEDVFCSGRSSMSCWSTDDIELSEVTSTNTILYRDDGIKGECGRKNGDLKPSVRFAMPAELEETSSSSPTFQQLMEMEAERANIPLHSARRVNKRWLKKLRSAACIFDKHGKSTRLVVDDDSAAGSRVRRVKVRHCKKHLKELSALYMGQDIKAHEGAILTMKFSPNGQYLATGGDDGIVKLWQVIEDERSNESDIPEIDPSCIYFTVNRLSELKPLLVEKEKMANSMTLRKTSESACIIFPPKIFRILETPLHEFHGHSGDILDLSWSKNNYLLSSSIDKTVRLWRLGSDDCLRVFSHSNYVTCVHFNPMDENYFISGSIDGKIRIWGVPSCQVVDWIDIREIVTAVSYHPDGRGGIVGSINGTCRFFKVIGDSNLELDGEICLSSKKKSPSKKITGFQYSAEDSSRIMVSSADSRIRIIQGLNVIQKYKVSLIGCFDYEDLLLNQMVLFVISCLPCALISKFRPFCSGPCNIGNQMSASFTSDGKHIISASGDSNVYVWNCSYKNEAVLSPLKKIKSYEYFSSNASIAVPWCGLRSNTEVDGRHFPGMQRNLSDTFPLPSPAFFSLSQELLESFPKGSATWPEEKLPTSSLLTRPSMMHKSRYKFLKLSCQNTSSSHAWGLVIVTAGWDGRIRSFHNYGLPVPV, via the exons GCCTTTGATTCTCATCCCAGATTCAACAATTGGGTCGATGGGAGTTTGGTTTATGATGTATGGAATCGAAGCCCCAAGAGTGTTCATGAACGTCGGAGGAAGTTTTTGAAATGGATGGGGATGGGATTAGATCGAACTCCTCCATATCATGTCAATTCTCTGTCTCTCTGCAGTGATTGGAGAGAAGGGGATGTATCCTCTGATTTTGAAGATGTGTTTTGCTCAGGAAGATCTTCTATGTCATGTTGGTCTACTGATGATATTGAACTTTCAGAGGTGACTTCAACCAATACCATTCTGTATAGGGATGATGGGATTAAGGGAGAATGTGGCAGGAAAAATGGGGATCTTAAACCCTCTGTTCGGTTTGCTATGCCTGCAGAGCTTGAGGAGACTTCTAGTTCCTCACCAACTTTCCAACAACTGATGGAAATGGAGGCTGAGAGAGCAAACATTCCATTGCATTCAGCACGAAGAGTCAACAAACGTTGGCTTAAGAAATTGCGATCGGCAGCCTGCATTTTTGATAAGCATGGTAAGTCAACAAGATTGGTAGTTGATGATGATTCGGCTGCAGGGTCGAGAGTTCGGAGGGTGAAAGTTCGCCATTGCAAGAAGCATTTGAAGGAACTATCAGCCCTGTATATGGGACAAGATATCAAGGCACATGAAGGTGCTATTTTGACAATGAAGTTTAGTCCTAATGGACAGTATCTTGCTACTGGTGGTGATGATGGGATTGTTAAATTGTGGCAAGTGATTGAAGATGAGAGATCTAACGAATCTGACATCCCTGAAATTGATCCATCCTGCATTTACTTCACGGTGAATCGTCTCTCCGAGTTAAAACCCCTGCTTGTGGAGAAAGAGAAGATGGCTAACTCAATGACCTTGAGGAAAACATCGGAATCAGCTTGTATAATTTTTCCACCTAAAATCTTCAGGATATTGGAGACACCACTGCACGAGTTCCATGGACATTCTGGCGATATTTTGGATCTCTCTTGGTCAAAAAACAAT TATCTTCTGTCATCATCAATTGATAAGACTGTCCGACTTTGGCGATTGGGATCTGATGATTGTCTCAGAGTTTTTTCACATAGTAATTATG TTACTTGTGTTCATTTTAATCCCATGGATGAAAATTACTTTATCAGTGGTTCAATAGATGGAAAGATCCGCATTTGGGGAGTTCCTTCTTGTCAAGTTGTTGACTGGATTGACATTAGGGAAATTGTCACTGCAGTGTCTTATCATCCTGATGGACGG GGAGGAATTGTTGGCTCCATTAATGGTACTTGCCGCTTCTTTAAAGTAATAG GTGACAGTAACCTGGAATTAGACGGTGAAATATGTTTGTCCAGTAAGAAGAAGTCACCCAGTAAAAAGATAACGGGGTTTCAG TATTCTGCAGAAGATTCAAGCAGAATAATGGTGAGCTCCGCTGATTCTCGAATCCGGATTATTCAAGGGCTTAATGTGATTCAGAAGTACAAGG TCAGCTTGATTGGTTGTTTCGATTATGAAGATTTGCTTTTAAACCAAATGGTGTTGTTCGTCATATCCTGTCTTCCATGTGCGCTCATAAGCAAGTTTCGTCCTTTCTGTTCAGGGCCATGTAATATCGGAAACCAGATGTCTGCATCATTTACCTCAGATGGGAAACATATTATCTCGGCTAGTGGGGATTCTAATGTGTATGTATGGAACTGCAGTTATAAGAACGAGGCTGTTCTTTCCCCATTGAAAAAGATCAAGTCGTATGAATATTTCTCTTCTAATGCTTCCATTGCGGTACCATGGTGTGGTCTGAGATCTAACACAGAGGTTGATGGAAGACACTTTCCTGGCATGCAAAGGAATTTGTCTGACACTTTCCCGCTTCCATCACCTGCATTTTTCTCTTTGAGCCAAGAGTTATTAGAATCCTTCCCCAAGGGATCCGCAACTTGGCCCGAGGAGAAGCTCCCAACTTCAAGCCTACTAACGAGACCATCTATGATGCATAAATCTCGGTATAAGTTTCTGAAATTGTCTTGCCAAAATACATCAAGCTCTCATGCATGGGGTCTTGTCATCGTGACTGCAGGATGGGATGGACGGATCAGGTCGTTTCACAATTACGGTTTGCCTGTACCTGTCTGA